The Shewanella sp. NFH-SH190041 genome has a window encoding:
- the secE gene encoding preprotein translocase subunit SecE, producing MTTNTENQGSSLDIVKWGLAIILLAAAVIGNQMYSDHSVLVRAIAVVIAFALAGFIALQTAKGKQALAFARESQIEVRKVVWPTRQEALNTTFIVLAATGILALILWGLDAVLLRIVNFITGV from the coding sequence ATGACAACTAATACTGAAAACCAAGGAAGCTCCTTGGATATCGTGAAGTGGGGTCTGGCGATTATTTTGCTGGCCGCTGCTGTTATTGGCAATCAAATGTACAGCGATCATAGCGTGCTGGTACGTGCAATTGCAGTGGTAATTGCGTTTGCTCTGGCAGGTTTTATTGCTTTGCAAACAGCCAAGGGTAAACAGGCTCTGGCGTTTGCCCGTGAATCACAAATCGAAGTGCGCAAGGTGGTGTGGCCGACTCGTCAGGAAGCCCTGAACACTACTTTCATTGTGCTGGCGGCAACAGGTATTCTGGCATTGATCCTCTGGGGTCTGGACGCAGTGCTGCTGCGAATTGTCAATTTCATTACTGGCGTATAG
- the tuf gene encoding elongation factor Tu has product MAKEKFERSKPHVNVGTIGHVDHGKTTLTAAISHVLSKTYGGEARDFAQIDNAPEERERGITINTSHIEYDTPTRHYAHVDCPGHADYVKNMITGAAQMDGAILVVASTDGPMPQTREHILLSRQVGVPYIIVFMNKCDMVDDEELLELVEMEVRELLSEYDFPGDDLPVIQGSALKALEGDPAWEAKVIELAEALDSYIPEPERDIDKPFLLPIEDVFSISGRGTVVTGRVERGIIRVGDEVEIVGIKDTTKTTCTGVEMFRKLLDEGRAGENCGILLRGTKRDEVERGQVLAKPGTITPHTTFESEVYVLSKEEGGRHTPFFKGYRPQFYFRTTDVTGTIELPEGVEMVMPGDNIKMVVTLIAPIAMDEGLRFAIREGGRTVGAGVVAKVIK; this is encoded by the coding sequence ATGGCTAAAGAAAAATTTGAACGTAGCAAACCCCACGTAAACGTGGGCACCATTGGTCACGTTGACCATGGTAAAACTACTCTGACCGCTGCTATCTCTCACGTACTGTCTAAGACTTATGGTGGTGAAGCTCGTGATTTCGCACAGATCGATAACGCTCCAGAAGAGCGTGAGCGTGGTATTACCATTAATACCTCTCACATCGAGTATGACACTCCAACTCGCCACTACGCACACGTAGACTGCCCAGGCCACGCTGACTATGTTAAAAACATGATCACCGGTGCTGCTCAGATGGACGGTGCTATCCTGGTTGTTGCTTCTACTGATGGCCCAATGCCACAGACTCGTGAGCACATCCTGCTGTCTCGTCAGGTAGGCGTACCTTACATCATCGTATTCATGAACAAGTGTGACATGGTTGATGATGAAGAGCTGCTGGAACTGGTTGAGATGGAAGTTCGTGAACTGCTGTCTGAATACGACTTCCCAGGTGATGATCTGCCAGTAATTCAGGGTTCTGCTCTGAAAGCGCTGGAAGGCGACCCAGCTTGGGAAGCTAAGGTAATCGAACTGGCTGAAGCTCTGGATTCTTACATCCCTGAGCCAGAGCGTGACATCGACAAGCCATTCCTGCTGCCAATCGAAGACGTATTCTCAATCTCTGGCCGTGGTACTGTAGTAACTGGTCGTGTTGAGCGTGGTATCATCCGCGTAGGTGACGAAGTAGAAATCGTTGGTATCAAAGACACCACCAAGACTACTTGTACCGGTGTTGAAATGTTCCGTAAGCTGCTGGACGAAGGTCGTGCAGGCGAGAACTGTGGTATCCTGCTGCGTGGTACCAAGCGTGATGAAGTAGAGCGTGGTCAAGTACTGGCTAAGCCAGGCACCATCACTCCACACACTACTTTTGAATCAGAAGTATACGTTCTGTCTAAAGAAGAAGGTGGTCGTCACACTCCATTCTTCAAAGGCTACCGTCCACAGTTCTACTTCCGTACAACTGACGTAACCGGTACCATCGAACTGCCAGAAGGCGTAGAAATGGTAATGCCAGGCGACAACATCAAGATGGTAGTAACTCTGATTGCTCCTATCGCGATGGACGAAGGTCTGCGTTTCGCTATCCGTGAAGGTGGCCGCACTGTAGGTGCTGGTGTTGTAGCAAAAGTTATCAAGTAA
- the coaA gene encoding type I pantothenate kinase produces MITNNPIQQALYLAFARQQWAGLRDAVPLTLSETELTQLRGINENILLAEVTDIYLPLSRLMNLFVGSKQQRGIVLNEFLGKKPTDGPYIISIAGSVAVGKSTTARILQALLRRWPEHPRVDLVTTDGFLYPLSILKQKGLLQRKGFPESYDTRMLIDFISALKSGQPTVHAPKYSHITYDRCEETQAVSQPDILILEGLNVLQTELDSPVDIRRPFVSDFVDFSIYVDAPEAQLKQWYINRFLQFRSGAFSADNSYFRHYAQLSDQQAKETAATIWDSINGPNLNQNILPTRERAHLILQKGPEHEIAQVLLRK; encoded by the coding sequence ATGATCACCAACAATCCAATCCAACAGGCCCTTTATCTGGCATTTGCACGCCAGCAGTGGGCTGGTCTCCGGGACGCCGTACCACTGACCCTCAGTGAAACAGAGTTAACCCAATTGCGCGGTATTAATGAAAATATTTTGCTGGCAGAAGTAACTGATATTTACTTACCCCTTAGCAGGTTGATGAACCTGTTTGTTGGCTCAAAGCAACAGCGGGGCATTGTCTTAAATGAGTTTCTCGGCAAAAAACCGACAGATGGTCCATACATTATCAGTATTGCTGGCAGTGTTGCGGTCGGGAAAAGTACTACCGCTAGGATTTTACAAGCCTTACTTCGACGCTGGCCTGAACATCCTAGAGTAGACCTAGTGACCACTGATGGCTTTCTCTATCCATTGTCGATCTTAAAACAAAAAGGCTTGTTACAACGTAAAGGCTTTCCAGAAAGCTATGACACCCGCATGCTTATCGACTTTATTTCAGCACTGAAATCTGGTCAGCCAACGGTACATGCGCCTAAATACTCGCATATTACTTATGATAGGTGCGAAGAAACTCAAGCTGTCAGCCAGCCCGACATTCTCATTTTAGAAGGGTTAAATGTGCTGCAGACAGAATTGGACTCCCCTGTCGATATACGCCGTCCATTTGTTTCTGACTTTGTTGATTTTTCCATTTATGTTGATGCGCCTGAAGCACAACTGAAACAATGGTATATCAATCGTTTTTTACAGTTTCGCAGTGGCGCTTTCAGTGCTGATAACTCTTATTTTCGCCACTATGCACAACTCTCAGATCAGCAGGCCAAAGAAACTGCAGCAACCATATGGGATAGCATTAACGGCCCCAATTTAAATCAGAATATTCTCCCTACTCGCGAGCGGGCACATCTGATCTTACAAAAAGGACCTGAACATGAAATTGCCCAAGTCCTACTAAGAAAATAA
- the birA gene encoding bifunctional biotin--[acetyl-CoA-carboxylase] ligase/biotin operon repressor BirA: MHDHWQRKRAILALLSDKTFTSGENLAGALSISRSAVNKHIEGLAEYGVSVFSVKGKGYRLEQPVFLLNEAQLKQTMPQRCFYFDEIDSTNAFMLAHASELESGDLCIAEYQSTGRGRRGRQWISPYGNHLYFSLFWRFPQGIAQAMGLSLVVGCALVKVLESFDVSDLGLKWPNDIYLEGRKLAGILVEMTGQADSECQLVIGIGINMAMSMAQGELIDQPWSDLSTLVDRLDKTALMIQLQKQLCADLRQFEQQGLSAFVTRWQQADLFAGRAVQLQLGNQEISGICRGIDEQGAVVLENNGNLQSYLGGEISLRPQD; this comes from the coding sequence ATGCATGATCATTGGCAACGTAAGCGGGCAATATTAGCGCTGCTATCAGATAAAACGTTTACCTCCGGCGAAAACCTTGCTGGTGCCTTATCTATCAGTCGGTCAGCCGTTAATAAACATATTGAAGGTTTAGCCGAATATGGCGTGTCGGTATTCAGTGTCAAAGGTAAAGGGTATCGCCTTGAGCAACCGGTATTTTTGCTTAATGAAGCTCAATTAAAGCAGACTATGCCGCAGCGTTGCTTTTACTTTGATGAAATAGACTCTACCAATGCCTTTATGCTGGCTCACGCCAGTGAATTAGAGAGTGGCGATCTGTGTATTGCGGAATACCAGTCGACAGGGCGAGGACGCCGTGGACGGCAGTGGATTTCTCCTTATGGTAATCATCTCTATTTCTCCCTATTTTGGCGATTTCCTCAAGGAATAGCTCAAGCAATGGGGTTGAGTTTGGTTGTTGGCTGCGCTCTAGTCAAAGTGCTTGAATCATTTGATGTAAGCGACTTAGGCTTAAAATGGCCGAATGATATTTATTTAGAAGGACGTAAATTAGCCGGTATTTTGGTTGAAATGACTGGCCAGGCTGACAGTGAATGTCAATTAGTGATCGGTATCGGGATCAATATGGCCATGTCTATGGCGCAAGGCGAGTTGATTGATCAGCCTTGGAGTGATTTGTCCACTTTAGTGGATCGTTTGGATAAAACGGCGCTGATGATCCAGTTGCAAAAGCAGTTATGTGCTGATTTGCGTCAGTTTGAGCAACAAGGGTTATCTGCTTTTGTCACGCGATGGCAGCAGGCGGATTTATTTGCCGGTCGCGCGGTACAGCTACAGCTGGGTAACCAAGAAATTAGTGGGATTTGTCGCGGAATTGATGAGCAGGGGGCTGTTGTGTTGGAAAATAACGGCAACTTGCAAAGTTATCTAGGGGGCGAAATTAGCCTGCGCCCCCAAGATTAA
- the murB gene encoding UDP-N-acetylmuramate dehydrogenase: MNNPTSLLPYNTFGLAHSCSEILHIDTIEALQAQCLRLHRNKEPMLVLGGGSNIVLTDDFSGTVVLIETHGIEIKAGEDAYYLTVAAGENWHDLVLFCLAQGIPGLENMALIPGTVGAAPIQNIGAYGVEFCQACDWVEYLDLDSGKLVRLSAEQCQFGYRDSVFKQALKNKAVITQVGLKLVTPWRPQLSYGPLKGFSAEVVTPQEVFDTVCQIRRSKLPDPHKLGNAGSFFKNPVVTVLEYQRLAQNFPDTVGYALEDGRVKLAAGWLIERAGLKGYEYQGAAVHNEQALVLVNLGSATGQVICDLARHIITEVNRKFGVVLEPEPRLIGLHGEVELANA, translated from the coding sequence GTGAATAATCCAACCTCTTTATTGCCTTACAATACTTTTGGTTTAGCCCATTCTTGTTCGGAAATTTTGCATATCGATACAATTGAGGCATTACAGGCACAATGCCTGAGACTACACCGCAATAAGGAGCCCATGCTGGTTTTAGGTGGTGGCAGTAATATTGTTCTGACAGATGATTTCAGTGGAACTGTTGTACTTATTGAGACCCATGGTATTGAGATTAAAGCCGGTGAAGACGCCTATTATTTGACTGTTGCTGCAGGAGAAAATTGGCATGATTTAGTGTTATTTTGTTTAGCGCAGGGGATTCCAGGGTTAGAAAATATGGCGTTGATCCCAGGTACTGTAGGGGCTGCACCCATTCAGAATATAGGGGCATATGGTGTTGAGTTCTGCCAGGCATGCGATTGGGTTGAATATTTGGATCTGGATTCCGGAAAACTAGTGCGTTTGTCTGCTGAGCAATGCCAATTTGGCTATCGGGATTCAGTTTTCAAGCAAGCATTAAAAAACAAAGCGGTTATAACCCAGGTTGGTTTGAAACTTGTTACACCCTGGCGGCCACAACTTAGCTACGGCCCATTAAAAGGCTTTTCAGCAGAGGTGGTGACGCCACAAGAGGTGTTTGATACTGTTTGCCAGATACGGCGTAGCAAGTTGCCTGATCCACACAAATTGGGTAATGCAGGAAGTTTTTTCAAAAACCCCGTTGTGACTGTACTCGAGTATCAGCGCTTGGCGCAGAATTTTCCGGATACTGTTGGTTATGCCTTAGAGGATGGGCGCGTTAAGCTGGCGGCAGGCTGGTTGATTGAACGTGCTGGGTTAAAAGGGTATGAATACCAAGGTGCTGCCGTGCACAATGAACAGGCGCTGGTGCTGGTCAACCTCGGTAGCGCTACTGGGCAAGTGATATGCGATTTAGCACGTCATATTATTACTGAGGTAAATCGAAAATTTGGTGTTGTGTTGGAGCCTGAACCACGACTGATTGGTCTACATGGCGAGGTGGAGTTAGCAAATGCATGA